From a region of the Odoribacter splanchnicus DSM 20712 genome:
- a CDS encoding MmcQ/YjbR family DNA-binding protein, translating into MNIEELTEYCQSLKFVTTEILWGDVLVFKVGGKMFCFAPMDEGELKMNLKCDPEEAIELRERFPAVLPGYHMNKRYWNTVLIDGSVSDNMLRIWIGNSYRLVLSKLSKSDRKLLEV; encoded by the coding sequence ATGAATATAGAGGAACTGACCGAATATTGCCAGAGTTTGAAGTTTGTGACGACTGAAATTTTATGGGGTGATGTACTGGTTTTCAAAGTAGGTGGGAAGATGTTTTGTTTTGCTCCGATGGATGAAGGCGAGTTAAAAATGAACCTGAAATGTGATCCGGAAGAGGCTATTGAATTGCGGGAACGATTTCCTGCTGTGCTTCCTGGGTATCATATGAACAAAAGATATTGGAATACCGTACTAATAGATGGTTCGGTAAGCGATAATATGCTCAGAATCTGGATAGGAAATTCATATCGGTTAGTGTTATCGAAACTATCCAAAAGCGATCGGAAGCTTTTGGAGGTATGA